Proteins encoded in a region of the Synergistaceae bacterium genome:
- the lpxD gene encoding UDP-3-O-(3-hydroxymyristoyl)glucosamine N-acyltransferase, whose protein sequence is MKDKLTLRAVASAVGGSPVGEGTRVVAGVASPDNASKGEIVCLWGSPGAGGKKRDSAQEPKKGVLYLADEEFFALNVGCEGVVVEDPKRAFSLLLSLFERPPRSAFGSSGVHPTSSVAEDARVHPSAWVGPGCVVEGGAVVGKGAFLHGRVFVGEDCVVGPGTVIEPGAVLLARVRTGVRCLIHCNAAIGCDGFGVPMTPDGGRPEKVPQLGGVVLGDEVEVGACTTIDRGTLDDTVIGSGTKIDNQVQIGHNAVIGENCIIVAQTGISGSAVLEDGVVMAARSGVKEHACVGKGAIVAAQGGVIKDVPPGEIVSGFPARPHRENFRLQAALQRVPDLLSRVKELEKRLKEPESAEGTGKGE, encoded by the coding sequence ATGAAGGATAAGCTTACTCTTCGTGCCGTCGCATCGGCGGTCGGAGGCTCGCCCGTCGGTGAGGGAACCCGCGTAGTCGCCGGGGTCGCCTCGCCCGATAACGCGAGCAAAGGGGAGATAGTCTGCCTGTGGGGCTCGCCCGGAGCGGGCGGAAAAAAGAGGGACTCGGCTCAAGAGCCGAAAAAAGGCGTCCTCTACCTGGCCGACGAGGAATTTTTCGCACTGAATGTCGGCTGCGAGGGGGTCGTGGTCGAAGACCCCAAGAGGGCATTTTCCCTGCTGCTGTCGCTCTTCGAGAGGCCGCCTCGCAGCGCGTTCGGCTCGAGCGGCGTTCACCCGACTTCGTCGGTCGCCGAGGACGCCCGAGTGCACCCTTCGGCATGGGTCGGGCCCGGCTGCGTGGTGGAGGGAGGGGCTGTCGTCGGCAAGGGGGCGTTCCTGCACGGCCGAGTCTTCGTCGGGGAGGACTGTGTCGTCGGGCCGGGCACCGTGATAGAGCCGGGCGCGGTGCTGCTGGCCAGGGTTCGCACCGGCGTTCGCTGCCTGATCCACTGCAATGCTGCGATCGGTTGCGACGGCTTCGGAGTCCCGATGACGCCGGACGGCGGCCGGCCTGAGAAGGTGCCGCAGCTCGGCGGGGTGGTCCTTGGGGACGAGGTGGAGGTCGGCGCCTGCACCACGATCGACAGGGGGACGCTGGACGACACGGTGATCGGCAGCGGCACCAAGATAGACAACCAGGTGCAGATAGGTCACAATGCCGTGATCGGGGAGAACTGCATAATTGTCGCCCAGACCGGCATATCCGGCAGCGCGGTGCTCGAGGACGGCGTGGTGATGGCGGCCCGCAGCGGGGTGAAGGAGCACGCGTGCGTGGGGAAGGGAGCGATCGTCGCCGCCCAGGGCGGGGTGATCAAGGACGTGCCGCCGGGCGAGATAGTATCAGGCTTCCCGGCACGGCCGCACAGGGAGAACTTCCGCCTTCAGGCCGCGTTGCAGCGCGTCCCTGATCTGCTGTCGCGCGTCAAGGAGCTTGAGAAACGACTCAAGGAGCCAGAGTCCGCCGAAGGAACGGGGAAGGGCGAATGA